The following are encoded together in the Tursiops truncatus isolate mTurTru1 chromosome 10, mTurTru1.mat.Y, whole genome shotgun sequence genome:
- the CCDC71 gene encoding coiled-coil domain-containing protein 71 isoform X2, giving the protein MSVVVQHVEEKAVHSWSRISTAGKKALEEALLVFNPMSQDLSATEAQLVAFLQGLRDDGFQPTILRSGDVYGYSSCTANPPSQTKLQARAPTPAATSPPASAPRTAMRLPAGRATLLPMPLSGRLAKASTPALAKHATTNLLLSSLKQSSASRARGAAVGFPTHLYPGVYPAMRLSVVLEALVPLKTPMPCLGAKHKAQSLQLSLADSPLKLRKGPGKRLGNSQPKAPRKATSKGSKCLTRRGPRAGPRQGTGPQSKIYKASGSLSGPRMKGGCALGTKTAQAKASRAQAKVARTQAKAAKARAEAKAARIKAKAKAKAVRAKAKAKAVQARAKARAVRARAKARAVRARAKARAVRARAKAKAVRARAKAKAVRARAKAKAVRARAKVAQTQPRGRGRPKRSVQARTARRGRKSCPEPVGQKRKRTEETKDLPPQKRTRLGPQSPKVWLGPGTAKLLQFRAIKVDRQSSDDEVRQQAQRILRVNLSPVIRLQPLLPYSAP; this is encoded by the coding sequence ATGAGCGTGGTGGTGCAGCATGTGGAGGAGAAAGCTGTGCACTCCTGGTCGCGGATCTCCACGGCAGGGAAGAAGGCCCTGGAGGAAGCGCTGCTTGTCTTTAACCCCATGAGCCAGGATCTCAGTGCCACTGAGGCCCAGCTTGTGGCCTTCCTGCAGGGCCTGCGGGATGATGGCTTCCAACCTACCATCCTGCGCAGCGGTGATGTCTATGGCTATAGTTCGTGCACAGCCAACCCCCCAAGCCAGACAAAGCTTCAAGCTCgtgcccccaccccagctgccACATCACCTCCAGCCAGTGCTCCCCGAACTGCCATGCGGCTGCCTGCAGGCCGGGCCACGCTGCTCCCCATGCCACTGTCTGGCAGGTTGGCCAAAGCATCCACACCAGCCCTCGCCAAGCATGCCACCACCAACCTGCTACTGAGCTCCCTGAAGCAGTCAAGTGCCAGCCGTGCCCGGGGTGCAGCAGTGGGCTTTCCCACCCACCTCTATCCAGGTGTCTACCCTGCCATGCGGCTCTCCGTTGTCCTTGAGGCCCTGGTTCCACTCAAGACTCCCATGCCCTGCTTGGGTGCCAAGCACAAGGCACAGTCACTGCAGCTCTCACTTGCAGACTCTCCCTTGAAGCTGCGGAAAGGTCCAGGGAAGAGGCTGGGGAATTCCCAGCCCAAAGCTCCCAGAAAAGCCACAAGCAAGGGCTCCAAGTGTCTGACTCGAAGAGGCCCCAGGGCTGGACCCCGACAAGGCACTGGGCCCCAGAGCAAGATTTACAAAGCCTCTGGTTCCCTCAGTGGCCCACGAATGAAAGGTGGCTGTGCTCTGGGCACCAAAACAGCCCAGGCCAAAGCTTCCCGTGCCCAGGCCAAGGTGGCTCGAACACAAGCCAAAGCTGCCAAGGCCCGGGCAGAAGCCAAGGCAGCACGGATCAAGGCCAAGGCCAAAGCCAAGGCAGTGCGGGCCAAGGCTAAGGCCAAGGCAGTGCAGGCCAGGGCCAAGGCCAGGGCAGTGCGGGCCAGGGCCAAGGCCAGGGCAGTGCGGGCCAGGGCCAAGGCCAGGGCAGTGCGGGCCAGGGCCAAGGCCAAGGCAGTGCGGGCCAGGGCCAAGGCCAAGGCAGTGCGGGCCAGGGCCAAGGCCAAGGCAGTGCGGGCCAGGGCCAAGGTGGCTCAGACCCagcccaggggcaggggcaggccaAAAAGGTCTGTTCAGGCCAGGACTGCAAGGAGGGGCCGGAAAAGCTGCCCTGAGCCTGTgggacagaagaggaaaaggactGAGGAGACAAAGGATCTTCCTCCCCAGAAGAGAACACGGCTTGGGCCCCAATCCCCTAAGGTATGGCTAGGACCTGGAACGGCAAAGCTGCTGCAATTCCGGGCCATCAAGGTGGACAGGCAGTCCTCAGATGATGAGGTGCGGCAGCAGGCTCAACGGATCCTCCGTGTGAACCTTTCCCCTGTAATACGACTTCAGCCATTGTTGCCATACTCAGCACCCTGA
- the CCDC71 gene encoding coiled-coil domain-containing protein 71 isoform X1 — protein MCQALVCGYPGRSAVPNAMSVVVQHVEEKAVHSWSRISTAGKKALEEALLVFNPMSQDLSATEAQLVAFLQGLRDDGFQPTILRSGDVYGYSSCTANPPSQTKLQARAPTPAATSPPASAPRTAMRLPAGRATLLPMPLSGRLAKASTPALAKHATTNLLLSSLKQSSASRARGAAVGFPTHLYPGVYPAMRLSVVLEALVPLKTPMPCLGAKHKAQSLQLSLADSPLKLRKGPGKRLGNSQPKAPRKATSKGSKCLTRRGPRAGPRQGTGPQSKIYKASGSLSGPRMKGGCALGTKTAQAKASRAQAKVARTQAKAAKARAEAKAARIKAKAKAKAVRAKAKAKAVQARAKARAVRARAKARAVRARAKARAVRARAKAKAVRARAKAKAVRARAKAKAVRARAKVAQTQPRGRGRPKRSVQARTARRGRKSCPEPVGQKRKRTEETKDLPPQKRTRLGPQSPKVWLGPGTAKLLQFRAIKVDRQSSDDEVRQQAQRILRVNLSPVIRLQPLLPYSAP, from the exons AT GTGCCAAGCGCTGGTTTGCGGATACCCAGGCAGATCTGCAGTGCCTAATGCCATGAGCGTGGTGGTGCAGCATGTGGAGGAGAAAGCTGTGCACTCCTGGTCGCGGATCTCCACGGCAGGGAAGAAGGCCCTGGAGGAAGCGCTGCTTGTCTTTAACCCCATGAGCCAGGATCTCAGTGCCACTGAGGCCCAGCTTGTGGCCTTCCTGCAGGGCCTGCGGGATGATGGCTTCCAACCTACCATCCTGCGCAGCGGTGATGTCTATGGCTATAGTTCGTGCACAGCCAACCCCCCAAGCCAGACAAAGCTTCAAGCTCgtgcccccaccccagctgccACATCACCTCCAGCCAGTGCTCCCCGAACTGCCATGCGGCTGCCTGCAGGCCGGGCCACGCTGCTCCCCATGCCACTGTCTGGCAGGTTGGCCAAAGCATCCACACCAGCCCTCGCCAAGCATGCCACCACCAACCTGCTACTGAGCTCCCTGAAGCAGTCAAGTGCCAGCCGTGCCCGGGGTGCAGCAGTGGGCTTTCCCACCCACCTCTATCCAGGTGTCTACCCTGCCATGCGGCTCTCCGTTGTCCTTGAGGCCCTGGTTCCACTCAAGACTCCCATGCCCTGCTTGGGTGCCAAGCACAAGGCACAGTCACTGCAGCTCTCACTTGCAGACTCTCCCTTGAAGCTGCGGAAAGGTCCAGGGAAGAGGCTGGGGAATTCCCAGCCCAAAGCTCCCAGAAAAGCCACAAGCAAGGGCTCCAAGTGTCTGACTCGAAGAGGCCCCAGGGCTGGACCCCGACAAGGCACTGGGCCCCAGAGCAAGATTTACAAAGCCTCTGGTTCCCTCAGTGGCCCACGAATGAAAGGTGGCTGTGCTCTGGGCACCAAAACAGCCCAGGCCAAAGCTTCCCGTGCCCAGGCCAAGGTGGCTCGAACACAAGCCAAAGCTGCCAAGGCCCGGGCAGAAGCCAAGGCAGCACGGATCAAGGCCAAGGCCAAAGCCAAGGCAGTGCGGGCCAAGGCTAAGGCCAAGGCAGTGCAGGCCAGGGCCAAGGCCAGGGCAGTGCGGGCCAGGGCCAAGGCCAGGGCAGTGCGGGCCAGGGCCAAGGCCAGGGCAGTGCGGGCCAGGGCCAAGGCCAAGGCAGTGCGGGCCAGGGCCAAGGCCAAGGCAGTGCGGGCCAGGGCCAAGGCCAAGGCAGTGCGGGCCAGGGCCAAGGTGGCTCAGACCCagcccaggggcaggggcaggccaAAAAGGTCTGTTCAGGCCAGGACTGCAAGGAGGGGCCGGAAAAGCTGCCCTGAGCCTGTgggacagaagaggaaaaggactGAGGAGACAAAGGATCTTCCTCCCCAGAAGAGAACACGGCTTGGGCCCCAATCCCCTAAGGTATGGCTAGGACCTGGAACGGCAAAGCTGCTGCAATTCCGGGCCATCAAGGTGGACAGGCAGTCCTCAGATGATGAGGTGCGGCAGCAGGCTCAACGGATCCTCCGTGTGAACCTTTCCCCTGTAATACGACTTCAGCCATTGTTGCCATACTCAGCACCCTGA
- the LOC117313928 gene encoding laminin subunit beta-1-like, which translates to MAMPLSTGLHPGSHPTWKAWCVAFVSAATTELVPTVSTARTSTRTTHGRQQSLGTPMPARPAHSISTFLVLLQNPAGAIPRAASLALMPVISPVVPITANALSLDGTAAVVWEPPSLLLLTVHKPQGPPLVGSGPDFRDSVSLDMPPPCQAPKEPLPLHQGAGCTLWTGSDFARVVDGAGLSLLAPIVPSALECDIVLRYETQVVLLPQVKGLPGLRSVDPGATGHLQELHKAGCVEAARMSLSSTIPEACARLVCSISALFQGGGLACECHPQGSLTTECALLGGQCCCHPNIDGRTCDHCRPGTCGFRPTGCRECCCHTKGATNAICNPVNGQCPCWAGLAGRCCDHCLYGWWGFPCCQPCACSGAAELCHPLTGVCQDCHGATMDQHCERCLDGYYGDPTLGSGQQCWPCLCPGHPGSGIYHGTSCHVDSTSGCVLCLCASGYAGPRCDRCSLGYFGHPWPGDDPRRSLCQPCQCNNNIDPVIQPPVTPTVDTASTVSTTAMALAVPTAGLASKAVPCTKGAAGMSVC; encoded by the exons ATGGCCATGCCTCTGAGTACAGGCCTGCACCCAGGGTCCCACCCAACATGGAAGGCATG gTGCGTGGCCTTTGTGTCTGCTGCCACCACAGAGCTGGTACCCACCGTGAGCACTGCCAGGACCTCCACCAGGACCACCCATGGCAGGCAGCAGAGCCTGGGCACCCCCATGCCTGCCAGGCCAGCCCACTCCATATCCACCTTCCTTGTTCTGCTCCAGAAT CCTGCAGGTGCAATCCCCAGGGCTGCATCCCTGGCACTCATGCCTGTGATCTCTCCAGTGGTGCCTATCACTGCAAATGCCTTGTCTCTGGATGGGACTGCAGCCGTTGTCTG GGAGCCCCCGAGCCTGCTCCTCCTCACTGTACACAAGCCCCAGGGACCTCCCCTGGTTGGCTCAGGCCCCGACTTCAGAGACAGTGTGTCCCTCGATATGCCTCCACCCTGCCAG GCCCCAAAGGAGCCCCTGCCCCTGCATCAGGGAGCTGGCTGTACACTGTGGACTGGCTCAGACTTTGCACGTGTGGTTGATGGGGCTGGCCTCTCTCTTCTGGCACCCATAGTGCCTTCTGCCCTGGAGTGTGACATTGTCCTACGCTATGAGACCCAG GTTGTGCTCCTGCCACAGGTGAAAGGGTTGCCTGGACTGAGGTCTGTGGACCCTGGCGCCACGGGGCACTTGCAGGAGCTCCACAAGGCGGGCTGCGTGGAGGCAGCGAGGATGAGCCTCTCCAGCACTATACCTGAGGCCTGTGCCCGCCTTGTCTGCAGCATCTCTGCCCTGTTCCAGGGGGGTGGCCTTG CATGTGAGTGCCACCCCCAGGGTTCACTGACCACCGAGTGTGCCCTGCTGGGTGGGCAGTGCTGCTGCCACCCTAACATTGATGGTCGTACCTGTGACCACTGCAGGCCTGGAACATGTGGCTTCCGGCCCACTGGCTGCCGTG AGTGCTGCTGCCACACCAAGGGTGCCACCAATGCCATCTGTAACCCTGTGAACGGGCAGTGCCCCTGTTGGGCAGGCCTTGCTGGTCGCTGCTGTGACCACTGCCTCTATGGCTGGTGGGGCTTCCCATGCTGCCAACCCTGTGCCTGCAGTGGAGCTGCTGAGTTGTGCCATCCACTCACAGGAGTCTGCCAGGACTGCCACGGGGCCACAATGGACCAGCACTGTGAGAG GTGCTTGGATGGCTACTACGGAGACCCCACCCTGGGCTCAGGCCAGCAgtgctggccctgcctctgtcctGGGCACCCTGGCTCAGGCATCTATCATGGGACTTCCTGCCATGTGGACAGCACCAGTGGATGCGTCCTGTGTCTCTGTGCATCTGGCTATGCAG GCCCCCGCTGCGACCGCTGCTCCTTGGGCTACTTTGGGCACCCTTGGCCAGGAGATGACCCCAGAAGGAGTCTGTGCCAGCCCTGCCAGTGCAACAACAATATTGATCCCGTGATCCAGCCGCCTGTGACCCCCACAGTGGACACTGCCAGCACTGTCAGCACCACAGCCATGGCCCTGGCTGTGCCCACTGCGGGCCTAGCTTCCAAGGCAGTGCCCTGCACCAAGGGGGCTGCCGGCATGAGTGT GTGCTGA